A genomic stretch from Hemitrygon akajei chromosome 10, sHemAka1.3, whole genome shotgun sequence includes:
- the cetn2 gene encoding centrin-2 isoform X2 has translation MAAKTPVYKKTSLSATVQRKKPGPKPEITEDQKQEIREAFDLFDTDGIGSIDVKELKVAMRALGFEPKKEEIKKMIAEIDKEGTGKIDFNEFLAAITQKMAEKDTKEEILKAFRLFDDDETGRISFKNLKRVAKELGENLTDEELQEMIDEADRDGDGEVNEQEFLRIMKKTSLY, from the exons ATGGCTGCAAAG ACTCCTGTGTATAAAAAAACTTCTTTGAGTGCAACAGTTCAGCGGAAGAAGCCTGGACCAAAACCAGAAATTACTGAAGATCAAAAGCAGGAAATAAGAGAAGCATTTGATTTGTTTGACACGGATGGTATTGGATCTATTGACGTAAAAGAATTAAAG GTTGCAATGAGGGCTTTAGGATTTGAACCCaagaaagaagaaataaagaaGATGATTGCAGAAATCGATAAGGAAGGCACTGGGAAGATTGACTTTAATGAATTTTTGGCTGCGATCACACAAAAAATG gcTGAAAAAGATACAAAGGAGGAAATTCTGAAAGCCTTTAGGTTGTTTGACGATGATGAAACTGGGCGAATTTCATTCAAAAACCTGAAACGCGTGGCAAAAGAACTTGGGGAAAATCTTACAGATGAAGAGTTACAG GAAATGATTGATGAAGCAGATCGAGATGGAGATGGGGAAGTGAATGAGCAAGAGTTCTTACGAATAATGAAAAAGACAAGTTTATACTAA